From one Vallitalea longa genomic stretch:
- a CDS encoding LacI family DNA-binding transcriptional regulator, with translation MTSKRVTRKDVAERAGVTPTIVSYVTNNNRYVSNEKRERVLKAIEELGYHPNTVALGLKCKKSYHIAFICDDISNEHFAKIVMDMEDIANEKGYIISFCNTRSDEQYINTLISRQFDGAIISTDILEGDLINRFSNIGIPTILFGNRIHENVSKDITYVNIDIYGGTIKAMEHLIELGHRNIAFVDSSIKEQKTIDYNDFRVKAYTEIHDKYNIEINQSYIIQANGYKDVYEKCHELFSSKNRPTAILANDDMHAYVVMSAVKSLNLQVPDDVSIIGYNDTSIAKYMVPRLTTVEIPRKKISSAALEVLIDKIEGKAVKDIDINTDLIIGKTTKSIIG, from the coding sequence ATGACCAGTAAAAGAGTTACAAGAAAAGATGTAGCAGAACGAGCAGGAGTGACACCAACAATTGTTTCGTATGTTACTAATAATAATAGATATGTAAGTAATGAAAAAAGAGAAAGAGTTTTGAAAGCTATAGAAGAACTAGGTTATCATCCTAATACTGTTGCATTAGGATTAAAATGTAAAAAAAGTTATCATATAGCTTTTATCTGTGATGATATAAGTAATGAGCACTTTGCTAAGATTGTTATGGATATGGAAGACATAGCTAATGAAAAAGGTTATATCATATCATTCTGTAATACAAGAAGTGATGAACAATATATCAATACATTAATTAGCAGACAATTTGATGGGGCCATAATAAGTACAGATATATTAGAAGGAGATTTGATCAATAGATTTTCTAATATCGGTATACCTACAATATTATTTGGTAATAGAATACATGAGAATGTTTCCAAAGATATTACATATGTCAATATAGATATATATGGAGGAACCATAAAAGCCATGGAGCATCTAATTGAGTTAGGGCACAGAAATATTGCTTTTGTAGATTCTAGTATTAAAGAACAAAAAACTATAGATTACAATGACTTTCGAGTAAAAGCATATACTGAAATCCATGATAAATATAATATAGAGATTAACCAGAGTTATATTATCCAAGCTAATGGATATAAAGATGTTTATGAAAAATGTCATGAGTTATTTAGTTCGAAAAATAGACCTACAGCTATTTTAGCTAATGATGACATGCATGCTTATGTTGTAATGAGTGCAGTAAAATCTTTGAATCTACAAGTACCTGATGATGTATCTATAATTGGATATAATGATACATCTATAGCTAAGTATATGGTTCCAAGATTAACAACTGTTGAAATTCCAAGGAAAAAAATAAGTAGTGCAGCCCTAGAAGTACTAATCGATAAAATAGAAGGAAAAGCTGTAAAAGATATTGATATTAATACGGATTTAATTATTGGTAAAACAACTAAATCTATAATAGGCTGA
- a CDS encoding ABC transporter substrate-binding protein — translation MSKKFFKTMTMGILIFVMVFCLAACGNKDDKKVEENSNGGDSDSNEQVTIQFATYGLLEKATEKFYTKVAKDFEEKTNVKIEFVSYPYGDLKQQVLIKANSGDAPDVVHGESSAFSSYLNSGFIEPLDDLLGEDYVNDIYEGVRETMSSDGKLYAAPWICSTFLLVYNKDLFEQAGLDPNSPPKTYDEMIEYAEKLSELKDKEGNKVFGLGSSTASVPVSGENVLSTMLSFGGNVYNDKGEVEINTNENLKALKFYKELQEQGLNPEAAKLKDLRNLMAIGRLGMYFDQVWGTSGVIGINPEIKDSLALGMIPSTDATDGASLLAAHELHIMKDSKHKKEAAEFIKYLTSKEVLEEYYNTTLPFIVARKSVNEGLNLNDDFVEPVRDSMSQVIALYKQHPDMENALLEITSAAQRVTIGNETPEEVIKKLDDKLKQVLK, via the coding sequence ATGTCTAAAAAGTTTTTTAAAACAATGACTATGGGTATTTTGATTTTTGTTATGGTGTTTTGTTTGGCAGCATGTGGTAATAAAGATGATAAGAAAGTTGAAGAAAATAGCAATGGGGGAGATTCTGATTCTAATGAACAAGTAACAATTCAATTTGCGACTTATGGACTTTTAGAAAAAGCAACAGAAAAATTCTATACAAAAGTAGCGAAAGATTTTGAGGAGAAAACGAATGTAAAAATAGAATTCGTTAGTTACCCTTATGGAGATCTTAAGCAACAAGTTCTAATTAAAGCTAATTCAGGAGATGCTCCTGATGTAGTACATGGTGAATCTTCAGCTTTTAGTTCTTATTTGAACTCTGGATTCATTGAGCCTCTTGATGATTTACTTGGAGAAGATTATGTCAACGACATATATGAAGGTGTAAGGGAAACAATGTCAAGTGATGGCAAGCTGTATGCAGCACCTTGGATATGTAGTACATTCCTTCTAGTTTATAATAAGGATCTCTTTGAACAAGCTGGTCTTGATCCTAATTCACCACCAAAGACTTATGATGAAATGATAGAATATGCTGAGAAGTTATCTGAATTGAAGGATAAAGAAGGTAATAAGGTATTTGGATTAGGTTCTTCAACAGCATCTGTACCAGTAAGTGGGGAAAATGTATTAAGTACAATGCTAAGTTTTGGTGGAAATGTCTATAATGATAAAGGCGAAGTAGAAATCAATACAAATGAAAACTTGAAAGCTCTAAAATTCTATAAAGAATTACAGGAACAAGGACTTAATCCAGAAGCTGCTAAGTTAAAAGACCTTAGAAACTTAATGGCTATCGGCAGATTAGGAATGTATTTCGACCAAGTATGGGGAACAAGTGGAGTCATAGGAATTAATCCAGAAATAAAAGACAGTCTTGCTCTAGGAATGATTCCATCAACAGATGCTACTGATGGTGCAAGTTTATTGGCAGCACATGAATTACATATAATGAAAGATTCAAAACATAAAAAAGAAGCAGCAGAATTTATTAAATATTTAACTTCCAAGGAGGTATTGGAAGAGTATTATAATACAACATTACCTTTTATAGTAGCTAGAAAATCAGTTAATGAGGGACTTAATCTTAATGATGATTTTGTTGAACCAGTTAGGGATAGTATGTCACAAGTAATAGCGTTATATAAACAACATCCTGACATGGAGAATGCATTATTAGAGATTACTTCAGCAGCACAAAGAGTAACAATCGGTAACGAAACTCCAG